The Nicotiana sylvestris chromosome 6, ASM39365v2, whole genome shotgun sequence genomic sequence ATGATCCTCCCGGCTCCGCGAATAAAcaaggatgtcatcaatgaaaacaatcacaaaggagtctagaaacgGCTTGAAGACttgattcataagatccatgaaagctgtcagggtgttggttagcccaaaagacatgaccaAGAATTCAAAGTGACCATAGCGAGTTCTGAAAGCGGTCTTAGGAATATCCTGCTCTctaatcttcaattggtgatacccggacCGTAGATCAGTTTTGGAGAAGAACCTTGCACCTTGCAATTGGTCGAACATATCATATATttgaggcaaaggatatttattcttgatggtgaccttattaagctgccgataatcaatacacatccggagTAACCCATCCTTTTTCCTGACAATAAGAACCGGAGCACCCTACGGCGACACATTTGGCCGTATGAACCCCTTTTCTAATAAATCCTTCAGCTTCTCCTTTAACTCCCTTAACTCCGTTGGCGCCATcctgtatggtggaatagatattgGTTGCATATCTGGCAATACATCAATCCCGAAATCAATCTGCCTATCTGGTGGGATCCCTGGAAGCTCGTTCAGAAACACTTCAAGAAACTCTTTCATGACTGGCACGAACTCGGGGGCAGACACTTTTGAAGTGGTGTCCGCCAACCGGACCAAATGGTAGATACACCCCTTCCTAATCATCTTTGaagccttaaggtaggaaataaacctacctttcggcaccacaccatttcccttccactcaataaccggctcattagggaactcaagactcatgactctcgttcggcagtcaagtttagcaaagcacgaataaagctagtccattcccataatcacatcaaaatccaccattccAAGCTCAATAAGATCGGTCGTGGTAGCACGACCACATACCGTGACAACACAATTCCTATAAACTTGCGCGGCTGTGATAGAATCACCAACCGGAGTTGATACAGAGAACGGCTCATGAAGCTGTTCGGGTTCTACCCCAAAACTTGAAGCAATGAATGGGGTGACATAAGACAAAGAGGACCCCggatcaataagagcataacAATCAATGGAGTGAACAGACAAGATACCTGtgacaacatctggagaagcctctgcaCTCTGGCGACCACTCAAAGCATAAAATCGACTAGGTCCACTTCTACCACGAGCTCCACCCCTAATTGCACCATGCCCTGCTGGAGCTGGAGGGCGCGCGAATGATGTAGCAGCTGAAGAACCGGATGGCGGAGCAAATCCCCTACCCGTGCCCTGACTGGGCGCATGACAGTCCCGCTGGATATGACCTCTCACCCCGCATCTATAACACACTGggatatccaaataacaagcctCCGTATGGAATCTCCCATACTTGGGGCATAGAGCTCCCCCCTGCTGCTGTGATCCCCCTCCTGGACGACCAGACTGATGGGGTCTCCTACTATCTGAACCTGGTCTCAAGTGACTGCTCTGCTGATAACTGTGCACAGATGGCGGTGCACTCGCTGAGGACTGAGCATATGACTGGGATGACCCTGATGGCCCCCTTCTCTGAACAGGTCTCCCTGAGTGACCCACTGATCGGGCCGTGCTGTTACTCTCCCTTTCTGCTCGTATTTTCAACTTCCTAGCCTCTGTGGCCTGAGCGAATCCCaaaatcttcccataattcatatctgaGTGTAAGGCCGCTGTAGCAGCCTCGTTCACCACCAAGGGACTAAGACCCTGAACAAATCGCCGAACTCGATCACCCATGGTCGACACTAACTGGGGAGCATACTTGGACAATCtcacaaactccatgtggtactcccaaacactcataCTACCCTGCTTGAGGACCTCATACTCAGTGGCACGGGCCGCCATTGTCTCGGCAGGCAAGAAGTGGTCCATGAATGCATCTACAAACTCATCCCATCTAGCTGGAGGTCTTTCCTCCCCACGGGAATCCTCCCACATCTCGAACCAAGAATACGCTGCTCCCCTCAACCTGTATGAAGCCAACTCAACCCCCTCCGTCTCTATAGCCTTCATAACTATAAGGGTCTtatacatttcatcaaggaaatcCTGCGGATCGGCCTCTGGGTCAGTGCCTGTGAACTCGGGAGGGGCCAACCGCAGAAACTGGTTGACTCTGGAGCTGGCGGAATCTCCCTGTCTGCTGGAGGACGTAGGGGCATCATGGGATCTCTGGGCCTGAGCGGCCACTAACTGGGTCAACATATGGATGGCTCCTCTAAGGTCCCCATCAGAAACCCCGGGACCGAAAGCTGGAACTGCATCAGGATCTGGAATATCAGCAGGAGGGATGGTAGCACCCTCTATCGCAGCTGGAACAGGAATACTTGGATCTGGAATAAATGGGCCAGGCAGATTCAAGACCGGGGATTCACTCTCACCCACGGCATCAGGTACATGATTCATAGCCACACTTGGGGTGACATTGGCCCCGAGGCCGAATCTAGctctcttcttaggtgccattactGAAAATTTGGAACAGAACACGAGTTAGAGGTAAATACTTCCACTTTTCACTTCACCGCACGATATAGAGTAACAAAGAAGAAGGTAATTTCCTAAAtgcccatgtagcctccaacttatagatgtggttgacaacacaccgataagaaggactctactagacacggcttcgagacatcctaggacccttttaaaaccttaggctctgataccaagtttgtcacgccccaaaaccgaggggcgcgaccggcgcttgACCGGGCagccccagccaagcggacctgggtgcctttcctattccacgtgttacCCCGCGTTTCCATTTctcattaaccaagtgaaatagccatttataaatttaaacacattcttatgagatttacatagcatacatagttacttagcatggtttacaagttatactgcccaaaatacataagtaaataacccacatttcctgacTACGGAGCttctagggatacaaaagagtgatacaatacttgccagtaacaaggctccggctataccttacaccaAAATCCAAAACAAGTCTCCGAAATAAAAAGtggcatgagccacgcaaggccccgggaggaaaagggctcaccaatgcttctggcggaaagtgaaggggagctacggtcggtggactggagtacctgctatggatccacctacaatcattacacgaatgtagcgcccccggcaaaagggacgtcagcacatttgaattgtactagtatgtatgaacaaacttgacctaagtaaactcaaaccatacacaagtaacaagtagtaatggaaccaacaatcaaatacacatgaaagaaaacaatcaagccaaacaagttacaatctctcaatttccccttcaacattttcacatcaatgatttcacaactttctcatattttcatttcaatagtgatttcgatcacttttccacccttattacctcgaccacccttatcaccacaacccacaccttattacttcgtgttgcggcgcgcaacccgatcccaccaaacaatcacaattcacaaataacacaacaacaacaacaacaacaacaattcacaaagaataacaacaacaattctcaaagaatttctatagccatcaatactatttccatcatattcaacaactcatatgcattttatgtcaccgcgataattgccaatacaagccatatatgttattaccacagttgttccaactgcatcatttacgatttccttccatcat encodes the following:
- the LOC138871088 gene encoding uncharacterized protein, which produces MAPKKRARFGLGANVTPSVAMNHVPDAVGESESPVLNLPGPFIPDPSIPVPAAIEGATIPPADIPDPDAVPAFGPGVSDGDLRGAIHMLTQLVAAQAQRSHDAPTSSSRQGDSASSRVNQFLRLAPPEFTGTDPEADPQDFLDEMYKTLIVMKAIETEGVELASYRLRGAAYSWFEMWEDSRGEERPPARWDEFVDAFMDHFLPAETMAARATEYEVLKQGSMSVWEYHMEFVRLSKYAPQLVSTMGDRVRRFVQGLSPLVVNEAATAALHSDMNYGKILGFAQATEARKLKIRAERESNSTARSVGHSGRPVQRRGPSGSSQSYAQSSASAPPSVHSYQQSSHLRPGSDSRRPHQSGRPGGGSQQQGGALCPKYGRFHTEACYLDIPVCYRCGVRGHIQRDCHAPSQGTGRGFAPPSGSSAATSFARPPAPAGHGAIRGGARGRSGPSRFYALSGRQSAEASPDVVTGILSVHSIDCYALIDPGSSLSYVTPFIASSFGVEPEQLHEPFSVSTPVGDSITAAQVYRNCVVTVCGRATTTDLIELGMVDFDVIMGMD